One Scyliorhinus torazame isolate Kashiwa2021f chromosome 17, sScyTor2.1, whole genome shotgun sequence genomic window, ACAGATCTTGAGTATTGCTAAGAAAagacattttgtcgaagctttcgtcttgcactcatcagaacaatctCAGGAATAACGATATCGTGGAAGCAACAACTTTGTACTGTATGAGAAGAGTCTGCTGATTTGTTGGCAAATGAACTTTGATTGGTGGAGGCactgtcatggagaatgcaccagttaatggctATCACTAACTTTGCttagctgaaacaggcgcaatgtgtgtacatgttctttctatctgcgaagaacagggccctgtgcatTAAtaaatgtagcttccagtacatgaaaatgcaccacactgtgagcctgactgaCTAGCTGAAATTGGTTGTCAGCGTAATTCTTAATACACcaaattatttagcaaatgttgtccaattgcagaatcataTTTAATGTTGATTACTGTGTTGTGTGTTTTCAAGCACAGGCACACGGTCTGTACCTTACCTGTTGCGGACAgcggaagggacatgctgtttggatACTCTTTGCAGCTTATAGTCTACATACCTGGCAACACACTGTCACTGAAATTCATAAATCAGGTTACTAATTTGTCTGATCGGCAGAACATATTTTTAGTTTGACGGCAACAACCCGTTTGTGGTGAATACCATTCATGTTGCTACTGCAGCTTGAAACaggtagcttcacctgttgctcaaacctTTGGGATACCTTCCCTTTCCTGGGTAATCTGACAAAAACTGCACTTTTCAGGGCTGAAAGAGACAACCTTAGGCCCGTTCATGGGTTTGAGCGATTTACAGCATGAAATTATCTGATCGGAGTAACTATTATTCCGAAGGATATCTTTGGTGTGCTCAATTTCAGCAGCAAACCTGCTCGATGAGCAAATGGCTCGGGTCCTATTTACAAGGTTGCCAATACGGCTAATCTTCGAACTTGTGCAAGTGTAAAAATCCCAACATGTAGTGACCAGTGACGGTAGGCTTGTGGTAAACTGTGATAGAGAACCCCCAACAGATTCCTCAACTAGTACGTCAAGAAAAGCGAGTTGATTTGACTGCTCCAATTCAAAGGTGAATTCAAGCGCAGGATGGAGCCCATTAACACATGCAAGGAAATTATTACATGTTGCTACACATTTAAAACGAGCAAACATATCATCCacatatggggaggtggtggtgtagcggtattgtcactggaccagagtaatgctctggcgatcctggttcaaatcccaccactgtagatggtgaaatttgaattctataaagatctggaatcaaaagtctaatgatgaccatgaaaccattgtcgattgttgtaaaaacccacctggttcactgatgtcctttagggaaggagaaatctgccgtcctttcctggtctggcctacatgtgactccagatccacagcaatgtggttgacttttgactgtcccctcaagggcaattagggatgggcaataaatgctggcacagcctgcgacacccatgtcCATGACCGAATAAAAGTATATCGAAACGGAGATTAGGTGTCTATCAAAGTCACATTCCACATGGAATCCAACAAAGATGTTTGCGAGAGCTGGAACTAGAGGACCAGCTCTATTTGGGCAGACAGGGTGTTGTTAAAACTGAACTCAACTGCACGGGTTGCTGATTTCAAAAGCTCAATGGTTACTGATTCATGCAATGGTGGTGGGTCCACATGACCATGATTTAGTGCTGTAACCCAAATATCTATGGCTCCCTTAAGTGGAACATTGGTGAATACGCTAGTCATGTCAATAAGCACATGGACACAGCATTGCTATCAAAATGTAAGTCCATAATGGTCTTCGCAAATGTGAAGGAATCTCCACTGTGTATCTTGGGAACATGTTCAAAACTGGTTGTAACAATTTGCCCAACCATTTGGCCAATTCGTGCTGTGCAGAACTGGTCACACATAAGATAGAGAGTAAAGGGACATGGATGCAGTGAACCGTGAAGACTAACCGCGTCATATATATCACATGGAAGCTCATCGCTCTTACACAAGTCCAGCTAGCGTTTTTTTAAAGCTTACTTTTGAGCAAGGCAGCCTAGTCATGTTGAGTTGAATGTCCCATGGATACAACTTTGGACCCATCATTAAGAATGACGTGCGTTTTGTTGATATAATCACGCATGGTCAGGATAACTACTCCCGACACTTTGTCAGGTTTACTGATGTGCGTATCTGAGTTGGTcttaaagccccccccccacttgcACGGGAAAATCAGACAGGTCGTTTGGAACCCCGCAATATGCGTGCGTAAAGATTTGAGCAATAGGTGAAGCTAGCTGACACTGCCACTGTGCAGCAGCAACACGAGTGGTGTTCACCACTAATAGGAACCAAAAAGACGCTCTGCCTGACACACAAATgtgtaatgtggtatatgaatttcaatgtCTGTGTGATACCAGATATGAAGGCTGTACATCCCAAAGACTGGCAgatcgtatcaaacagcatgtGCCTTCTGCTGTTGGCAACGGGCAACTTGCAGACCGTACCCAGCCACGCTCTGCTTGCAAAGCTCAAAATTCAGTGCCCAACATTAGATGCGACTCTGTGATTGGACAACATtcactaaataatcctcagtgtgcttagaattatgctgacaaccaatttaagattgccaGTTGGGCTCTTGGAGTGGcacatttgcatgtactggaagctacacatTAATACTcagggccctgttctctgcagacagaaggaacattgtgcctgtttcagctaaacaaagtaaGTGATAGCCAGTCGCTGGTTCATTCCTCGGAGAAATGcattgaccaatcagggtcaaactggttggtttaaattttcaattgccaatgcttggcagttaatgggcagtcaccattaactggtgcattctccatggcaacacccagcaaagtccacttgccaactaaCCGGCATTCTCTTCTCATGTAGTATAAAGTTGTTTCCTCCGACGTTGGCAGTCTttgcgattgtcctgatgagtgcacgaCGAAAAGTTTTGACGAAATGCCTTTTTCCAGTAATGCTCCATTTGTTAAGTTTCAAGAATCTGTCAAAAATGGTCAACGTTTTTATATGCGTGCGCCACATTATACCGACACTAGCTTTCTCATGAATAGACTGCCGAAGTGAAGTGTGTCATTAAAATGCCAATAAATAGCATCTGCAGAGAAAATAAGAACTGTTCAGAACTGTTTTTGAACATATATTAGTACCGAAGAAAAACACATTTTTTTCTAAACATCCTCAAATACAGTTTTAAATATATTTTCTTGTATTTATCTGAAATTACAATAGCTCAAAATGTTAATAGGTTAATATATTAAACTCTCTACTGGAAATTTATCAGAATTTAAAGGATTAAAGGTCCTTACCTTGAATGGTGGTAATAATTCATCGTAGTGGAAAAGGTAACAATGCAGATAGCCAGGAAAGAAGTGATGACCAATGAAATGAGGACCAGCCCAAATAAAAAACAAAGAAGAACAACTCCACCTATCGACAGCATCAGACCTGGCAAACAAGTAAATAAATTAAGAAATTAAACAGCATACCAAATGGTTTATGATGATATTCTGTCAATAGAGGAGATTTGAGAACTaaactggcagtcagcagcacacaGAGGGTGCGAGTGGAGGACccagggacaggcagtcagcagaacCTAGAGGGTGCGAGTGGAGGATCCTGGGACAGGTAGTCAGCAGAACCTAGAGAGTGCGAGTGGAGGACccagggacaggcagtcagcagcacctagagggtgcgagtggaggacccagggacaggcagtcagcagcacacaGAGGGTGCGAGTGGAGGACccagggacaggcagtcagcagcacctaggtgTGCGAgtggaggaccctgggacaggcagtcagcagaacCTAGAGGGTACAAgtggaggaccctgggacaggTAGACAGCAGCACCTAGGTGTGCGAGTGGAGGACccagggacaggcagtcagcagaacCTAGAGGGTGCGAGTGGAGGACccagggacaggcagtcagcagcacacaGAGGGTGCGAGTGGAGGACccagggacaggcagtcagcagcacctaggtgTGCGAGTGGAGGACccagggacaggcagtcagcagcacacaGAGGGTACAAgtggaggaccctgggacaggTAGACAGCAGCACTGAGAGGGGAGTGCGAGTGGAGGACCCTGGGACAGTCAGCAGAACCTAGAGAGTGCGAGTGGAGGACccagggacaggcagtcagcagcacccagagagtgtgagtggaggaccctgggacaggcagtcagcagcgccCAGAGTGTGCGAGTGGAGGACccagggacaggcagtcagcagaacCTAGAGGGTGCGAGTGGAGGatcctgggacaggcagtcagcagaccCTAGAGGGTGTGAGAGTAgaggaccctgggacaggcagtcagcagcacctagagggtgcgagtggaggacccagagacaggcagtcagcagcacctagagggtgtGAGAGTAGAGGACccagggacaggcagtcagcagaacCTAGAGGGTGCGAGTGGAGGACccagggacaggcagtcagcagcacccagagggtgcgagtggaggaccctgggacaggcagtcagcagcacccagagggtgcgagtggaggacccagggacaggcagtcagcagcacctagagggtgtGAGAGTAgaggaccctgggacaggcagtcagcagcacctagagtgtGCGAGTGGAGGACccagggacaggcagtcagcagaacCTAGAGGGTGCGAGTGGAGGACccagggacaggcagtcagcagcacccagagggtgcgagtggaggacccagggacaggcagtcagcagaacCTAGGTGTGCGAGTGGAGGACccagggacaggcagtcagcagaacCTAGAGGGTGCGAgtggaggaccctgggacaggcagtcagcagcacctagagggtgcGAGTGGAGGACCCCGGGACAggtagtcagcagcacctagagggtgcGAGTGGAGGACCCTCGGACAggtagtcagcagcacctagagggtgcGAGTGGAGGACCCTCGGACAggtagtcagcagcacctagagggtgcGAGTGGAGGATCCTGGGACAGGTAGTCAGCAGAACCTAGAGGGTGCGAGTGGAGGACccagggacaggcagtcagcagcgccCAGAGAGTGCGAGTGGTGGACccagggacaggcagtcagcagaacCTAGAGGGTGCGAgtggaggaccctgggacaggcagtcagcagaacCTAGAGGGTGTAGAGTAGAGGACCCTGGGACAGGTAGTCAGCAGAACCTAGAGCGTGTGAGAGTAGAGGACCCTGGGACAGGTAGTCAGCAGCactgagaggagagtgtgagtggaggaccctgggacaggcagtcagcagcgccCAGAGTGTGCGAGTGGAGGACccagggacaggcagtcagcagcactgagaggagagtgtgagtggaggaccctgggacaggcagtcagcagcactgaGAAGAGAGTGCGAgtggaggaccctgggacaggtagtcagcagcactgagaggagagtgcgagtggaggaccctgggacaggcagtcagcagcactgaGAAGAGAGTGCGAGTGGAGGacccctgggacaggcagtcagcagcactgggaggagagtgcgagtggaggaccctgggacaggTAGTCAGCAGCACTGAGAAGAGAGTGCGAgtggaggaccctgggacaggTAGTCAGCAGCACTGGGAGTAGAGTGCGAGTGGAGGacccctgggacaggcagtcagcagcactgggaggagagtgcgagtggaggaccctgggacaggTAGTCAGCAGAACCTAGAGCGTGTGAGAGTAGAGGACCCTGGGACAGGTAGTCAGCAGCactgagaggagagtgtgagtggaggaccctgggacaggcagtcagcagcgccCAGAGTGTGCGAGTGGAGGACccagggacaggcagtcagcagcactgagaggagagtgtgagtggaggaccctgggacaggcagtcagcagcactgaGAAGAGAGTGCGAgtggaggaccctgggacaggtagtcagcagcactgagaggagagtgcgagtggaggaccctgggacaggcagtcagcagcactgaGAAGAGAGTGCGAGTGGAGGacccctgggacaggcagtcagcagcactgggaggagagtgcgagtggaggaccctgggacaggTAGTCAGCAGCACTGAGAAGAGAGTGCGAgtggaggaccctgggacaggTAGTCAGCAGCACTGGGAGTAGAGTGCGAGTGGAGGacccctgggacaggcagtcagcagcactgggaggagagtgcgagtggaggaccctgggacaggTAGTCAGCAGCACTGAGAAGAGAGTGCGAgtggaggaccctgggacaggcagtcagcagcactgaGAAGAGAGTGCGAGTGGAGGacccctgggacaggcagtcagcagcactgaGAAGAGGGTGCGAGTGGAGGacccctgggacaggcagtcagcagcactgaGAAGAGAGTGCGAGTGGAGGactctgggacaggcagtcagcagcactgaGAAGAGAGTGCGAgtggaggaccctgggacaggcagtcagcagcactgaGAAGAGAGTGCGAGTGGAGGACTCTGGGACAGGTAGTCAGCAGCACTGAGAAGAGAGTGCGAGTGGAGGACCCCTGGGATAGGCAGTCAGCAGcactgggaggagagtgcgagtggaggaccctgggacaggcagtcagcagcactgaGAAGAGAGTGCGGGAAGAGGACACAGAGCCAGGCAGTCAACAGCACCTACAACCTAACATCACAAGAAAACATAAGTTCATTGGTTGGTGAGAAACTGATGGGAGGGGATTATCATTAGCTGAGAAGCAGAAAAACACAttggggcgattctccggcgcgtttgCACCCTGGCTCCAAAAAATGGCCAAGTGTGGGTGAATGGGGATGTGAATCGCACCAGAACAGCTGCCGCCGTTCGCCCCGGCTTTCCCGCCTGAAACGACACGAGTCCGTTTTGGGGAGAATTCCACCTATTGTTTTGAAAAGAAGGGGCTTCTGACGTTTAattaagaaaacaagcaggcaggAAAGAAAGTCATGGTCAGGAAAAACAAAGTTGCATAAGTAAACCAAAGTAAAATAAAGTTAATGTAAGCAAAACAAATCAACGCCaaccacatgtgcaggaagtggCAGCAGCAGCAGAACCTGGAGCTCCGGATGTCGGagatggagcggcggctggagacacaatGATCCATCCACGGAGGCGGAGAGCTTCGTGGTTAAGGCATTCAGAGAGGTGATCACACCACAGCTTAAGAAGctggaggcagaaagggaatgggtgactgccaggcagtccaagagaactACAAAGATAGTGCACGAGTCCCCTGGGGTCCTGCTCACCATTCGGTTTTCCGTTTGGATACCGATGCTTCCTCGGACTAGTGCGGATCAGAACCACGTTTGCGGCACCAGAGGCAGCTCTGGTGTACAGGAGGGGAGAAAGAAGAGCAGTAATGTTGGGGAGTTGTTagtcaggggaatagacaggtgtttctgtggccgtaGATGGGGCTccaggacggtatgttgcctccatAGTACCGGGGTCAAGGATTtcacggagcggctgcaggacattataCTGACACTAACTTTGGTACCAATGACTTGAGATAGAAAGACGAGGTCCTGAAAGAAGACTGAAGAGAGTTAGGATGGAGATTGAAAAGCAGGACTTGTAACAcagcaatctcaggattactcctagTCCCACGAGCAAGTCAGTGTAGAGACAGGAGAACTGGGCGATTAAGCACGTGGCTGGAAAGCTGTTGTAGGTGGGAGGAcatcagatttctgaggcattgggaccagttTTGGGACTACAAACCGGACGGTCCACACCTGAGCAGGACTGGGACAAATATCCTTGCAGAGAAATTTGCTAGTATAACGGAAACCTGGCTTAATGGGGCACAAATGGAAGCTCAATATCACCAGGTATAGAATTTTTAGGGAGGACAGGGAAAGGGATAAAAAAGTGTAGTAAtattggttaaagaatcaattacagTTGTGAGGAGGGATGATATATTAAATGAATCGTCAAATGAGGCCTTATGGGTCGAGCCCAGAAATAAAGAAGGGATTCCACTCTAAGGGCATACTGTGACCCCCAGGTAGTGGAAGGAAATTAGAAGAGCAAATGTGTAGACAGATTTCTGAGTGCAAAAGCAATAGGGCAGACTTCAACTACACTAACATCAATTAGGATACAGACAGTGTGAAGGGCACAGAATACATAAAATTCTTGAACTTCattgaaggtaactgtttttagccAACGCATGACAAACCCAATGAAACGGGGTGGTAATTCCTAGATTTTGTCTCAGGAAATGAAGCTGTGCAAGTGGATGAAGTAGCAGTGATAGGACCAGtttggaaatagtgatcataatatagtTAGATTTAGTATCATTATGGAAAAGAAGAATAGAACAGGAGTAAaagtactaaattgggggaagacaaaTTTTATGAAGATTAGAGATGAGCTGGTAGGAGTGGATACAGCTAATAGAGGGAAaaatcatggtggggggggggggttttccgTGCCCTCCCATGGTGTGTTTTGTGACGAAGGGAGGCAGActgccattggccggcagcggAATCGTctagtcctgctgctgtcaatgggattttccattgaattcaCCCCCGCCGCCAAGAAACCCATTGAGGAGGGTTCGCCATTGGGATCGGAAGATCCCACTCGCGGGCTTCATGAATTACCTCAGCTGGCGTAGGAATTGATATCGAAAAAGTGTTACTGTTAGCTGGCTCCAGGCATTATTAAAAACATTTTCCtgagatgtgggtgtcgttggctgggccagcacgtGTTGCCCATCGCCAATTGCCCTTGAAATTGAGTGGGTTGTTTGGCCATTTCAGAAGGtatcacagaatctacagtgcagaaggaagccattcggcccatcgagtctgcaccggcccttggaaagaacaccctacctaagcccgcacacctccaccctatcccacacttccaccctatccccgtaaccccaccttaccttaccttttttggacactcagggcaatttagcatagccaatccacctaaccgcacgtctttggacgtgtgggaggaaaacggagcacccggaggaaatccacgcagacacggggagaatgtgcagactccgcacagacagtgacccaagccgggaatcgaacctgggaccctggcgccgtgaagccattgtgctaatcactatgctaccgtgctgccctgtggatctggagtcacatgtagctagatcaggtaaggatgacaggtttccttccttaaaggacgttagcgaaccagatgggtttttacaccgATCGACAATGCTTTCAAGTTGGGGCTCAAGGAAGTcctggggagcagagagggtggtgCGAGGTCGCTGATTCTATGCTGGAGAGGGTTCGGGTTCAGAAGAAGACCTGGGAGCCACTTATAGCTTGGTGCTATAGGGAGACTGGAGTTTGGAAAGAGCTGGAATTAAGCCGGTAATTAGAGATAGGAATGCAGTTTTGAGAATCCCATGGAGCGCAGTTTCAGGACATGAGAATGAACTGAGGCAATCCGGGTTAGAGGTTTGTGCGGGAACTTGGAGACAAAATCTTCAAAAGTGAAGAGTTGAAATCCCTCATGAGGGAAATAGAAGTTTAACAAACGTTTGTGATTAACTGTGGCCCCTGACATCAGGGTGAGTTTGTGAGAAATGCATGGAATCCGTCTTGGTCACATCTGCCATTGAATGTGCAGTGTGGGGTGCTCACCCACAATTTTCCTGTTATTACACATTTACCTCATGTTAATCCTGAATGTTAAAGAGTTTAAGACAGGCGTTGTAGCTTATTTTACAAAAAGTTACTTGGTCCCTAATCGGATCACAACATAGTCACAAAACGTTCAGTACCTTCCATCACAATGAACCCAATGCAGGCCAAAAGGGACGTAATCACTGCAAAAATCAGGAACAATCCAACTGGCACGGCTGACATTATGGTAAAAACTAGTAGTAATAAGGCAAGGAAagggtgctcatccaggtactggcCCACAGAGGAGCTCATGAAAGCTGCAACCTACAAAACAAACATGGGAGGACGGGGATTATGATCCAAAGGTGTCGATTCATTCCTTGTACAGCTGAGATTATAACATTTCAGTTTAGCAAAGCAAAGCAATTGTGTGATCAGTTTCCAACTTCATTTGACCTGTCGCAAAAAGACTTGGGACTAATTAATATTCCCGCACTTTTGTAATAATGGTGCATTTTCGTACAGTTATTTAAGCCACTCACAAAGTACAAAAGAAATATCAAATTACAGGACGAGGGctgaataggggctgtttagcacagggctaaatcgctggctttgaaagcagaccaaggcaggccagcagcacagttcaattcccgtaacagcctccccgaacaggcgccggaatgtggcgactaggggcttttcacagtaacttcattgaagcctacttgtgacaataagcgattttcatttcattataaagATTGTAGGAATGAGAAACGGTCATTTTTCCCATTGGTTTGCTCATAGGAGCCTGTGTACGACCTGCACTATAAAAGCTACCTCTTACTAATTTTACTTGCCCCTTTCTACCCCTCCTCAACATATCTTTTCCCTGAGCATGCACCAAATGTGGCTGAACGGGAGCACGGACGTTTTGCTCCCAATTCTCTACAATCCAACTTTGGGATGAACCATTAAGTGATAAACAAAAGCAGCTCAGCAGCAACTCATTTCCCCGTCTTAATCAGCTGGCCGCTTGTTGGTGAAACTCCCGATTTCAAATACCAAATAGGAGTTCACAGTTATTCAGTTTAAATGGGTTTTTTGGTTCAATCCAAATTGCTGGCTTGTTCTTATAATaacaataatgatctttattattgtcacaagtaggcttacattaacacggcaatgaagttactgtgaaaatcccccagtcgccacactccggcgcctgttcgggtacatagagggagaattaagaatgtccaaatgacctagcagcacgtctttcgggacttagaaCATACGgtccattgagactgcaccaatccacgttaagccctcacttccaccctatccctgtaacccaataactcctcctaacgttttttggtcactaaaggcaatttatcatggcctatccacctaacttgcacatctttggactgtgggaggaaaccaaagcacccggaggaaacccacgcagacacggggagaacgcgcagactccgcacagacagtgaccccgcggggaatcgaacctgggaccctggcgctgtgaagccacagtgctatccacttgtgctaccatgctgccctgtacctcggtacacgacttgtgggaggaaaccggagcgcccggaggaaatccacgcagacacgcaagaaagcatcctatccggctgcatcacagcctggtgtggcaactgctcggcccaagaccgcaagaaacttcagagtcatgaacaccgcccagtccatcacatgaacctgcctcccatccattgactccatctacacctcccgctgcctggggaaagcgggcagcataatcaaagatccctcccaaccggctgactcactcttccaacttcttccatcgggcaggagatacagaagtctgagaacacgcacaaacagactcaaaaacagcttcttccccaccgtcaccagactgctaaatgacccactacaccctgtatgcttcatccgatgccggtgcttatgtagttacattgtatatgttgtgttgccctattatgtattttcttttattcccttttcttttcatgtacttaatgatctgtttgagctgctcgcagaaaaatacttttcgctgtacctcggtacacgcgacaataaacaaacaaaatccggaacgtgcagactccacacaaaccagccgggaatcgatcctgggatcctggcgctgtcaagcaaccgtgctagccactgtgctaccctgctcagAACGTGCACTCTTCAGATATAAAAAAATTATAACTGACTTTTCTCAATGTGTTTATGGAATCAGTACTGATACCATAAACACATCGAGAAAAGTCAGTTATAATCAGGGGGAAACATACACCAAGCAGCAGGAACACACTACGGCTGAATGCAACCCAAAATTGTTCAGTTAAATTATTCGGTTCTGGAGGATTTTGAAGCAAACAAATGAACTTACAGCTCATTGTGTACAAAACAGTGGATTTTGATTGCTTTAATGATTTTGTACTACCGGATTTATCAGAATAATTCAGGTGACAAGGAAGGATAGACGTTAAAAAGTGTAGTTTCCAAAGTGCATGCACCCAGTTTACCTTAATCGTGCACTTTATACATATGCAAACACACAATAGCAGGTTGAATATCCTTGAGTACCTGATTTCTGAGTTGTATAAACATATCAGAGCCAAGTTAAACTCTTGACAGGAAGAATTTTGTGTGGTTTGTCAACCAAAAATCAATAATTTATTCATGACATGTTACTACATAAGACATGCAACAGTTACCCAGGAACTGGGTTGTTCAAAACCCATTTCCAGTTAGATAATATCTAgttataaaaaacatttatttttgtaAGTTATAGTTCAGTCAGTTTCTAGTTCATAAAACAGGAATCACCAAATGAAGCTCTGGTAAACGAATAACACTTGAAAGATCTGTCTACACAGCTCTAAGAATGTAAAACTATATTTCCTATGACTAGGGAATGTCTTTAAAGCAAATATTATTGATGCCAAAGGCATTAATTTGTCTTTATTCAGTTGGCTCCACAATACCATAGTCATGTTATGACCGTAGAACATTATAAAACGGTCATGTTTTAAACTGCCACCTTTAATTCAAGGTAAAACGAAGTAGCCGGGTCAGGTATGTGACCTCATACAAAGTCTGCCCACAGACAAATCCATGTGGACTGGTTGCCATGGCAGTAGGGGCTCAGGTTGAAACCCTATTGAAAGTAAAGTGCAAGCTTTAACACTGAAACACAAAGGAGAAGGCTGCCCTGCTGCTTACAGACTCACAGGTTCCCAGAGGCAGTCAGACTgagagatattggggggggggggggggggggggggcgagacccacaaCGGGTGCTACTATGCCAGGCTTTAGGAAAAGATTGCCTTTGAGTTAACCACCAAATGGAGGGCTGGTGAGAACAGAACTTATGTTCGATAAAACaaggattacatagaacatagagtgcagaaggaggccattcggcccatcgagtttgcaccgacccgcttaagccctcacgtccaccctatccccgtaacccaataacccctcctaacctttttggacactaagggcaatttagcacggccaatccacctaacctgcacgtctttggactgcgggaggaaaccggagcacccggaggaaacccgcgcag contains:
- the LOC140394481 gene encoding lipid droplet assembly factor 1-A-like encodes the protein MSNSERLPLSREMQDLQNRFNTMMHTINSNSKVAAFMSSSVGQYLDEHPFLALLLLVFTIMSAVPVGLFLIFAVITSLLACIGFIVMEGLMLSIGGVVLLCFLFGLVLISLVITSFLAICIVTFSTTMNYYHHSSTPSKQEEAADCSAISYPDDTESKSTLKKD